One part of the Coleofasciculus sp. FACHB-T130 genome encodes these proteins:
- the nadB gene encoding L-aspartate oxidase: protein MNPISSESLPQQEIPIHFDVLVVGAGAAGLYAALCLPDSYQVGLITKDTLPLSASDWAQGGIAAAIDPTDSSLLHIEDTMRAGAGLCDKEAVQFLVEEAASCIDSLVDMGVAFDRKGTYLALTLEAAHSRPRVLHAADTTGRAMVSTLTEQVLRRQNIQIISQAFALSLWLNPETGECQGICLVYQNQISWIRAGAVVLATGGGGQVFAQTTNPSVSTGDGVAIAWRAGAILRDLEFVQFHPTALTKPGAPRFLISEAVRGEGAHLVDSQGRRFAFDYHPAGELAPRDVVSRAIFSHLQQIAANPATGHVFLDLRPIPQEKIRHRFPNIIQVCQRWGIDVFHEPIPVAPAAHYWMGGVASDLMNRTSIPGLYAIGETASTGVHGANRLASNSLLECLVFGAQLAHLERSQKQEGKTRKDQTATMQDETTQEKPDSGSMGEISPLTLSHPSSFICDSTERDKIEALRQELPRLVWQSAGICRSQEVLENAIAQIEVWQQEFAALSLSQYLMNLIPGQRASFDLPDADQQLRIWGETHNLLDVAYLILKSAAFRTESRGGHYRTDFSQTSPSWQVHTLVQHQHWWKSPPLQN from the coding sequence TTGAACCCTATAAGCTCAGAATCTTTACCCCAGCAGGAAATACCTATCCACTTTGATGTCTTAGTAGTAGGCGCTGGTGCAGCCGGACTTTATGCAGCGCTTTGCCTGCCAGACTCGTATCAAGTTGGTTTGATTACAAAGGATACTCTGCCCCTTTCTGCCAGCGACTGGGCGCAAGGCGGCATCGCGGCTGCAATTGACCCGACAGACTCATCTTTGCTGCACATTGAGGACACAATGCGGGCAGGGGCGGGTTTGTGTGACAAAGAAGCCGTACAGTTTCTTGTAGAGGAGGCTGCATCCTGCATTGATTCGCTAGTGGATATGGGCGTTGCCTTTGACCGCAAAGGAACCTATCTCGCTTTGACCTTAGAGGCGGCTCATTCTCGTCCCCGCGTGCTTCATGCTGCCGATACGACGGGTCGCGCAATGGTGAGTACCTTAACCGAACAAGTGCTGCGTCGTCAGAATATCCAGATTATCTCTCAAGCATTTGCCCTAAGTCTGTGGCTCAATCCTGAAACTGGTGAGTGCCAGGGAATTTGCCTGGTTTACCAAAATCAGATTAGCTGGATAAGGGCGGGTGCGGTGGTGCTGGCGACAGGCGGCGGAGGTCAAGTATTTGCTCAAACGACAAATCCATCGGTCAGTACGGGAGATGGGGTAGCGATCGCGTGGCGTGCTGGGGCTATCCTGCGAGACTTAGAATTTGTCCAATTTCACCCTACAGCCCTCACCAAGCCGGGTGCGCCTCGTTTTTTGATTAGCGAAGCAGTCCGGGGGGAAGGCGCTCATCTGGTCGATTCCCAAGGACGACGATTTGCCTTTGATTACCATCCAGCGGGTGAACTCGCACCGAGAGATGTTGTCAGTCGAGCGATTTTTAGCCACTTGCAGCAAATCGCAGCCAACCCTGCCACAGGTCACGTTTTCTTAGATTTGCGCCCAATTCCCCAAGAAAAGATTCGCCACCGTTTCCCTAACATTATCCAGGTGTGTCAGCGGTGGGGAATTGATGTCTTTCACGAGCCAATTCCGGTTGCGCCAGCGGCTCATTACTGGATGGGAGGCGTCGCCAGCGATTTAATGAATCGCACCTCGATTCCCGGTTTATATGCGATTGGGGAAACAGCTAGTACTGGCGTTCACGGTGCCAATCGTCTCGCCAGTAATTCCCTACTGGAATGTTTGGTGTTTGGTGCCCAACTGGCTCATTTAGAAAGGAGTCAGAAGCAAGAAGGAAAGACTCGAAAGGATCAAACAGCAACGATGCAGGATGAAACAACACAAGAAAAACCAGATAGTGGAAGCATGGGAGAAATTTCCCCTTTGACTCTCTCTCATCCCTCATCATTCATCTGCGATTCGACCGAACGAGACAAAATTGAAGCTTTACGGCAAGAGTTACCGCGCTTAGTGTGGCAAAGTGCTGGAATTTGTCGATCGCAAGAGGTTTTAGAGAATGCGATCGCTCAAATCGAAGTTTGGCAACAAGAATTTGCTGCTCTGTCTCTGAGTCAGTACCTGATGAATTTAATCCCCGGTCAGCGGGCTAGTTTCGACTTACCCGATGCCGACCAACAACTGCGAATTTGGGGAGAAACCCACAACTTATTAGATGTAGCGTATCTAATTCTCAAAAGTGCTGCTTTTCGTACAGAGAGTCGAGGCGGACACTACCGAACTGACTTCTCTCAAACCTCGCCAAGCTGGCAAGTTCACACCTTAGTTCAACATCAGCATTGGTGGAAATCTCCCCCTCTGCAAAACTAA
- a CDS encoding PAS domain S-box protein translates to MKWPIKKTMIISGLGLALLLLGATSTASYWSMTQPIECHEWIQHTEEVVQNLDEMLSTLKDIQAKERNDILRGDETWLNTAPAASPEIGSKIQKLRKLTGDNSLQQTKLNVLESLVTKELPVVEKLVSLRQNNDEDAAGQIALIEEEQKRQGEIRQLIQQMQNDERAFLQQRSLAVSTSAQNTILMHYLGTGSVFLLLCWVYLLLYSENAKRQRAEEALRKVNEELEIRVQERTAEIVSTNELLLAEIIERKRAEEALHLTQFCVERAVYAIAWINPEGRFVYVNDALCHSIGYSREELLSMSLYDVNPDIPPAVWPDIWQAIKQRGSLSLESHHRSKDSRIFPIEVTGNYLQFKGKEYASFFARDISDRLRHATLRQQAEFALSESEQRLQAILDNSQAIIYLKDTSCRHILVNRQFENLLHLTREQVLGKNDYDIFPKEIADRLVSNDKRVLESGSSFEFEELIPCPDGIRTYLSLKFLIHNTEGIPYAIGGISTDISDRKAAEEALRISEERFRIALKNSPIVVFNQDTDLRYTWVHHPTSRVVDEVLLGKLETEVFSPEDAQQLVAIKRPVLESGIGTRQQTCITLNGKVRHYDLTVEPLRNPTGEVIGITGSAMDITDVRTREEQLRAIFEGALEVILITDDEGAYVEANPAACQLLGLQLSELLGKRIADFLEPSFDFEQAWHSFQKQGLATGELRLLHPDGTVREVEYSARANFLPGRNLSVLRDITMRKQAEAALRESEARFRMMADSAPVMIWMSDPDALCTFFNQTWLNFTGRTLEQEIGNSWLEGVHSEDIQHCLDSYLSAFNSRMSFCIEYRLRKADGEYGWIVDKGVPRFTPEGDFAGYIGTCIDITERKANEEALKESQRFIQKIADTTPNWLYIYDIIQDCNVYANRRTEDFFQCTQAEIQAIGSRILSDFLHPEDFAKIEEFSKEFATTTEDQVIEKEYRMKNATGEWRWFHISEVVFTRTADGRPEQILGTGVDITDVKKAEEIHLALEREKELSQLQMRFFSMVSHEFRTPISTILLSSQSLEHSFERWSKEKLLKNIARIQASAKHMVQLLEDILIINRAEAGKLEFNPASIDIKKLCYYLTEEMRLIAGSKNSIIFVSQGDSPNSAIDEKLLRSIVTNLLSNAIRYSPQGSHIHFSLVCDRQEATLQIRDKGIGIPPEDQLHLFEPFYRGENVGNVAGSGLGLTVTKKCVDLHGGTITVKSKVGVGTTCTVTLPLYNPVRPGSLQPS, encoded by the coding sequence ATGAAGTGGCCTATTAAAAAAACAATGATTATCAGCGGTTTAGGGTTGGCATTGTTGCTACTCGGTGCAACAAGTACAGCTTCGTATTGGAGCATGACTCAACCGATCGAATGCCATGAATGGATACAGCACACTGAAGAAGTTGTGCAGAACCTTGATGAGATGCTTTCTACGCTAAAAGATATTCAAGCAAAGGAACGCAACGATATCCTAAGGGGCGACGAAACTTGGCTAAACACCGCTCCCGCGGCTAGTCCGGAAATTGGCTCGAAAATTCAAAAGCTCCGAAAGTTGACGGGCGATAACTCCCTGCAACAGACAAAGTTGAATGTGCTTGAGTCTTTAGTGACAAAGGAACTCCCTGTAGTCGAAAAGTTAGTTTCCTTGCGGCAAAACAATGATGAAGATGCGGCGGGTCAGATTGCCCTGATTGAAGAGGAGCAAAAGCGTCAGGGTGAGATTCGCCAGTTAATTCAGCAGATGCAGAATGATGAGCGAGCATTTTTACAGCAGCGATCGCTAGCAGTATCAACCAGCGCTCAAAATACAATCCTGATGCATTATCTTGGCACAGGCTCGGTTTTTTTGCTTTTATGCTGGGTTTACTTGCTTCTGTATAGCGAAAATGCAAAGCGTCAACGTGCAGAGGAAGCACTCAGAAAGGTTAATGAGGAACTAGAAATCAGAGTTCAGGAACGAACCGCAGAAATCGTTAGTACGAATGAATTGCTGCTGGCTGAAATTATCGAGCGCAAGCGAGCTGAAGAAGCGTTACATCTAACCCAATTTTGTGTCGAGCGGGCGGTATATGCGATCGCTTGGATAAATCCGGAAGGGCGGTTTGTCTATGTAAACGACGCCCTTTGTCATTCCATCGGTTATTCACGAGAAGAATTACTCTCGATGAGTCTATATGACGTAAATCCGGACATTCCCCCAGCAGTCTGGCCAGATATTTGGCAAGCTATCAAGCAACGCGGCTCTCTCTCCCTGGAGTCTCATCATCGTAGTAAAGATAGCAGGATATTCCCGATTGAGGTGACAGGCAATTACTTGCAGTTTAAGGGCAAGGAGTACGCTAGTTTTTTTGCTCGCGATATCAGCGATCGCCTGCGGCACGCTACGCTACGCCAACAAGCAGAATTCGCTCTCTCGGAGAGCGAACAACGGCTACAGGCAATTTTAGATAACTCTCAAGCAATTATCTACCTTAAAGACACTTCTTGCCGACACATTCTAGTCAATCGCCAGTTTGAAAATTTATTGCACCTTACTAGAGAGCAAGTTCTTGGCAAAAACGATTACGATATATTTCCCAAGGAAATCGCAGATAGATTGGTATCAAACGACAAGAGAGTGCTTGAATCTGGAAGTTCCTTTGAGTTTGAAGAACTCATTCCTTGCCCCGACGGTATCCGCACTTACTTATCGCTCAAGTTTCTCATTCATAACACTGAAGGGATTCCCTACGCAATTGGTGGCATTTCCACCGATATTAGCGATCGCAAAGCTGCTGAAGAAGCACTGAGAATTAGTGAGGAACGCTTTCGGATTGCGCTCAAAAATTCACCCATCGTTGTCTTTAATCAAGACACCGATTTACGCTACACCTGGGTACATCATCCCACTTCAAGGGTTGTTGACGAAGTTTTACTAGGAAAATTAGAAACCGAAGTCTTTTCGCCTGAAGATGCCCAACAGCTGGTAGCGATTAAACGCCCGGTGCTGGAAAGCGGAATTGGAACGCGCCAACAGACGTGTATTACACTCAATGGAAAAGTTCGCCACTACGATTTAACCGTAGAGCCGTTGCGGAATCCCACCGGGGAAGTTATTGGCATTACCGGCTCAGCGATGGATATTACCGACGTCCGTACTAGGGAAGAACAACTGCGAGCAATCTTCGAGGGCGCACTCGAAGTGATATTAATTACAGATGACGAGGGCGCTTATGTGGAAGCGAATCCAGCCGCCTGCCAACTACTGGGGCTGCAACTTTCAGAACTTTTGGGAAAGCGGATTGCAGACTTTCTGGAGCCTAGTTTCGATTTTGAACAGGCGTGGCACAGCTTCCAAAAACAAGGGCTGGCAACCGGAGAATTGCGCCTCCTTCATCCAGATGGAACCGTGCGAGAAGTTGAGTATTCGGCTAGAGCTAATTTTCTTCCTGGGCGAAATCTATCAGTGTTACGCGACATCACCATGCGTAAGCAAGCAGAGGCAGCGCTGCGAGAGAGCGAGGCTCGCTTCCGCATGATGGCTGATAGCGCCCCCGTTATGATCTGGATGTCCGATCCAGACGCACTTTGTACGTTTTTCAACCAGACTTGGCTAAACTTTACCGGACGGACTCTAGAACAAGAAATTGGGAATAGTTGGTTGGAAGGCGTGCATTCTGAAGATATTCAGCATTGTTTAGATAGCTACTTATCCGCTTTCAATTCCCGAATGTCCTTTTGTATAGAATATCGATTGAGAAAGGCTGATGGCGAATACGGTTGGATTGTAGATAAAGGAGTTCCCCGGTTTACCCCAGAAGGAGATTTTGCGGGTTACATTGGCACCTGCATCGACATTACCGAGCGCAAAGCTAACGAGGAAGCGCTGAAGGAAAGCCAACGTTTCATTCAGAAAATTGCCGATACAACTCCTAATTGGCTCTACATTTATGACATAATCCAAGATTGTAATGTTTATGCCAATCGTCGAACGGAAGACTTTTTTCAATGCACCCAGGCAGAAATTCAAGCAATCGGATCGCGGATTTTATCAGATTTTTTACACCCAGAAGATTTCGCTAAAATCGAGGAATTTAGCAAAGAGTTTGCCACTACTACAGAAGATCAAGTAATCGAAAAAGAATACCGGATGAAAAACGCCACGGGTGAATGGCGTTGGTTTCATATCAGTGAGGTTGTCTTTACAAGAACTGCTGACGGTAGACCCGAACAAATCCTAGGTACAGGAGTAGACATCACCGATGTTAAAAAAGCGGAAGAAATTCATCTGGCGCTAGAAAGAGAAAAAGAACTCAGTCAGCTTCAGATGCGCTTTTTTTCAATGGTTTCCCATGAATTTCGCACTCCAATCAGCACGATTTTACTCTCTTCGCAATCCTTAGAACATTCCTTCGAGCGATGGTCAAAAGAGAAATTATTGAAAAATATTGCTCGGATTCAAGCCAGTGCCAAACACATGGTTCAGCTATTAGAAGATATTCTAATAATCAATAGAGCCGAAGCTGGAAAACTAGAATTTAATCCTGCGTCTATTGATATCAAAAAGCTTTGCTACTACTTAACTGAAGAAATGCGGTTAATTGCAGGTAGTAAGAATTCAATAATATTTGTCAGCCAGGGAGATAGCCCAAACTCAGCAATCGATGAAAAACTTCTGCGCTCGATTGTTACCAATTTACTCTCCAATGCGATTAGATACTCCCCCCAAGGCAGTCATATTCATTTTTCCCTCGTTTGCGATCGCCAAGAGGCAACTCTGCAAATTAGGGATAAAGGCATTGGTATTCCACCAGAAGACCAACTTCATCTATTTGAGCCGTTCTATCGAGGCGAGAATGTTGGAAATGTCGCTGGTTCGGGATTAGGACTAACCGTGACTAAGAAGTGTGTGGACTTACACGGCGGCACAATTACAGTAAAGAGTAAAGTCGGGGTGGGAACCACTTGCACTGTGACATTGCCTTTATACAACCCTGTAAGACCAGGAAGTCTCCAGCCCAGCTAG
- the psbU gene encoding photosystem II complex extrinsic protein PsbU, producing the protein MKRLVRLLTVLAMLVSCLGWMGLPKSAIAADLTGVALHSSSVLAAVEAPLRNRADDKLATEFGKKIDLNNTNVRAFRQYPGLYPTLARKVVDNAPYKKVEDVLQIPGLSDGQKERLQANLDNFTVTEIESSFVEGGDRYNNGYY; encoded by the coding sequence ATGAAACGATTGGTTCGTCTGCTGACAGTGTTGGCTATGTTGGTGAGCTGCTTAGGATGGATGGGGCTGCCCAAAAGCGCTATTGCAGCCGATTTGACGGGTGTAGCACTGCACTCTTCATCAGTGTTGGCAGCAGTCGAGGCACCCCTCCGGAATCGGGCGGATGATAAGCTAGCCACCGAGTTCGGGAAAAAGATTGACTTGAACAACACCAATGTGCGAGCGTTTCGGCAATATCCAGGGCTGTACCCCACTCTGGCTCGCAAAGTTGTCGATAATGCACCTTACAAGAAAGTAGAAGATGTCCTGCAAATTCCAGGGCTAAGTGACGGTCAAAAAGAACGGCTTCAAGCGAACCTGGATAATTTTACAGTGACAGAAATAGAATCAAGCTTCGTGGAAGGTGGCGATCGCTATAACAACGGTTACTACTAA
- a CDS encoding DUF1517 domain-containing protein yields the protein MTSWRDRFNQISGKSRFVVCRLFVHLAGAEVAPLLGVLNRAAREAVEADGDLQILGEGLVEICQNLLQYDTYWQSAANEGDVFWNEGEAGDYVNELFTDSAERYLSEPDFSQPSHGNEPLSLPVTRNLIVMITVAYEGELPVLEGDLANLSALKEGLKALVNLHYQERLRAIQVHFSPAQLGDELTNDQLLLNFPELIPL from the coding sequence ATGACTTCTTGGCGCGATCGCTTCAATCAAATCAGTGGCAAAAGCCGCTTCGTAGTCTGTCGTTTGTTTGTCCATCTAGCAGGTGCAGAGGTTGCGCCTCTGTTGGGAGTTCTAAATCGTGCTGCTAGAGAAGCCGTCGAAGCTGACGGGGATCTGCAAATTTTGGGCGAAGGACTGGTTGAAATTTGTCAGAACCTCTTACAGTACGATACTTACTGGCAATCCGCAGCGAATGAAGGCGACGTTTTCTGGAATGAAGGTGAAGCTGGGGACTATGTGAATGAATTGTTCACAGACTCTGCTGAGCGCTATTTGAGCGAACCAGACTTCAGCCAACCTTCTCACGGAAATGAACCCTTGTCATTGCCAGTCACTCGCAACTTGATTGTGATGATTACGGTGGCTTATGAGGGGGAACTTCCGGTACTCGAAGGCGATCTGGCCAATCTTAGTGCGCTTAAAGAAGGTCTAAAAGCCTTGGTTAATCTGCACTATCAGGAAAGGCTGCGAGCAATACAAGTTCACTTTTCTCCAGCGCAGTTGGGTGATGAACTCACAAACGATCAATTGTTGCTGAATTTTCCAGAACTGATTCCTCTTTAG